A window of Desulfovibrio desulfuricans DSM 642 contains these coding sequences:
- a CDS encoding MATE family efflux transporter has protein sequence MSQSLPVTTWEVLKLTVPQMGLMLCHLAVSMTDLWVCGQIDGRILAVLGGISQVFAFLMLVTSTVVSGCMATVSRAVGAGLLLRARRYAGLVLCISLLAGSCVAALALLALRIVPLHGLSSPELAPAASLFAQAYALQLPFYYSMIILNSTFRAHKMVWLPFATLCLVALVNYVGSVGCGLGRWGLPQLGYAGVAWSTVASSVLGFACNIALAVRRGIISRSSFASWRWNRAALPRLWRIGIPAALGSLAGQSGSMALLACVANMPGNAAETLAGMTLGMRVVSMLYFPVAAMGMTLAIMTGHLLGARRKAECYGMGLHYARQVAMIAIVAAAALFLSRHAVARWFTHDQAAVTVAGIFLLVACAKLPLEVVGMLLQAVLDGAGATRLTSRITALTRWGICVPLAYALTYLLHLGATGIFVSMACAEAIGTLCLLYLYRQKKWLGSL, from the coding sequence ATGTCGCAATCATTGCCCGTCACAACGTGGGAAGTCCTGAAGCTCACTGTTCCACAGATGGGCCTCATGCTGTGCCATCTGGCGGTTTCCATGACCGACCTGTGGGTATGCGGTCAGATCGATGGTCGAATCCTCGCGGTGCTTGGCGGTATCTCTCAGGTTTTCGCCTTTCTCATGCTTGTCACGTCTACGGTTGTCAGCGGCTGTATGGCCACTGTCAGCCGCGCCGTGGGGGCTGGGCTGCTCTTGCGGGCACGGCGATATGCCGGGCTGGTTCTCTGCATATCGCTGCTTGCCGGAAGCTGCGTTGCTGCTCTGGCCCTTCTGGCATTGCGGATCGTACCTCTTCATGGTTTGTCTTCTCCGGAGCTTGCCCCTGCCGCCTCCCTCTTTGCCCAAGCCTATGCCCTGCAATTGCCTTTTTATTACAGCATGATAATTCTCAATTCCACATTTCGTGCGCACAAAATGGTATGGCTGCCCTTTGCCACTTTGTGTCTGGTGGCGCTGGTCAATTATGTGGGCAGCGTGGGCTGCGGGCTGGGCCGCTGGGGCCTGCCCCAGTTGGGCTATGCAGGGGTGGCGTGGTCAACCGTTGCCTCGTCTGTGCTGGGTTTTGCCTGCAATATCGCTCTGGCGGTGCGGCGGGGAATCATCAGCCGGTCATCCTTTGCAAGCTGGCGGTGGAACAGGGCCGCCCTGCCGAGGTTGTGGCGCATTGGCATCCCCGCAGCCTTGGGCAGTCTGGCAGGGCAGAGCGGCAGCATGGCCCTGCTGGCCTGTGTTGCAAACATGCCCGGCAATGCTGCGGAAACACTGGCGGGGATGACGCTCGGCATGCGGGTTGTCAGCATGCTGTATTTTCCTGTGGCGGCGATGGGTATGACCCTTGCCATCATGACAGGGCATTTGCTGGGCGCACGGCGCAAGGCTGAATGCTACGGCATGGGTCTGCACTATGCCCGACAGGTGGCCATGATCGCCATTGTGGCGGCAGCGGCACTGTTTTTGAGCCGACACGCCGTTGCTCGCTGGTTCACCCACGACCAGGCCGCCGTAACGGTGGCAGGGATTTTTCTGCTGGTCGCCTGCGCAAAACTGCCGCTGGAAGTAGTGGGCATGCTGTTGCAGGCAGTGCTGGATGGCGCAGGGGCCACGCGCCTTACCAGCCGCATTACTGCCCTGACCCGCTGGGGCATCTGCGTACCCCTGGCCTATGCCCTGACCTATCTGCTGCATCTGGGGGCCACTGGCATCTTTGTGTCCATGGCCTGCGCCGAAGCAATCGGAACCCTGTGCCTGCTGTACCTGTACAGGCAAAAAAAATGGCTTGGTAGCCTGTGA
- a CDS encoding MptD family putative ECF transporter S component, with translation MSELVRRYWSAHELVVIGVFAAAAKVSTLLVALAGGGMNPVSLLLKNLIYTTLLVVMLYRVRKAGTLLLFSLVSMLVSALLLGASITLLPAILLGALMAEALVALGGGYSRAWGPVLAVGVFDIASRVCSLGISWLFMRENPSLLMAAVPVVILGYLGAAAGLFTGYNAVKELRHAGIVRQ, from the coding sequence ATGAGTGAACTGGTTCGTCGATACTGGAGCGCCCACGAGCTCGTTGTCATTGGGGTTTTTGCCGCTGCGGCCAAGGTTTCCACATTGTTGGTGGCCCTGGCCGGGGGCGGCATGAATCCGGTTTCGCTGCTGCTGAAAAACCTGATCTACACGACCCTGCTGGTGGTAATGCTCTACAGGGTGCGCAAGGCAGGAACCTTGCTGCTGTTCTCTCTGGTCAGCATGCTTGTGAGCGCCCTGCTGCTGGGGGCCAGCATCACCCTGCTGCCCGCCATCTTGCTGGGCGCTCTGATGGCCGAAGCACTTGTCGCCCTTGGCGGCGGCTACAGTCGGGCATGGGGCCCGGTGCTGGCCGTGGGCGTGTTCGACATTGCGAGCCGGGTCTGTTCGCTGGGGATTTCCTGGTTGTTCATGCGCGAAAACCCTTCCCTGCTCATGGCGGCTGTGCCAGTGGTCATACTGGGGTATCTGGGGGCGGCGGCTGGTCTGTTCACCGGGTACAACGCTGTAAAGGAGCTGCGTCATGCGGGCATTGTTCGACAATAA
- a CDS encoding metal-dependent transcriptional regulator: MPEDEKQLSPALENYLAIIFRQEFAAGACRPSDIADAAGVARPSVTNALRELAKRGYVTYAPYSLVNLTEKGLRAGQELAHRNMVLKDFFQNVLQLSEDRAASVACELEHIIPEDVMLRWRQFVLYMHHTQSEWEHWQQKTEALREEHATKQHAASPKAPPAIVHRKEFVKD, from the coding sequence ATGCCCGAAGACGAAAAGCAGCTTTCGCCAGCGCTGGAAAATTATCTCGCCATTATTTTCAGGCAGGAATTTGCCGCCGGGGCCTGTAGGCCCAGCGACATTGCTGATGCCGCCGGAGTTGCCCGCCCCTCTGTGACCAACGCACTGCGCGAGCTGGCAAAGCGCGGCTACGTGACCTACGCCCCGTACAGCCTTGTAAATCTGACCGAAAAAGGGCTTCGTGCCGGGCAGGAACTGGCGCATCGCAACATGGTATTGAAAGATTTTTTTCAGAATGTACTGCAACTTTCAGAAGACAGAGCCGCAAGTGTGGCCTGTGAGCTGGAACACATCATTCCTGAGGATGTAATGCTGCGCTGGCGGCAGTTTGTGCTGTACATGCACCACACGCAGAGCGAGTGGGAGCATTGGCAGCAAAAAACCGAAGCCCTGCGCGAAGAGCACGCCACAAAGCAACATGCGGCAAGCCCCAAGGCGCCGCCAGCAATCGTGCATCGCAAAGAGTTTGTAAAAGACTGA
- a CDS encoding ABC transporter ATP-binding protein: MLRCENVTYTYPHQQTPAVRDLSLTVEPGELVLCTGASGCGKSTLIRLLNGLCPHYFSGTLQGRVLVNGRPTTDQTPPQLARQAGTLFQDPEQQFFALNVEDELSFALEWQGLGSETMCHAVTGAIRQFGLEEICRSSIHQLSEGQKQKVGLASLWTQRPQALVLDEPTANLDPESTAELALKLAQLKERGMAILVVDHRLYWLADVVDRVVVMREGRIEAEGDFAMLHDAELRRRFGLREARVPDARRTLPGCTSAHGLIQARNLTHAHKGRKPLYEGVNFDLPGGVTAIIGHNGAGKTTLARILAGLDQQQNGEILIRDQQCDAKQRMRHSGLVLQNADHQLHMRTVEQEVQTCLELAGQKDPDHARMLLEEFGLLHLAGRHPQSLSGGEKQRLVVACALAKRPSLLILDEPTSGLDGANMHRLAAAIERQAHQERSVLLITHDLELLAGMGRQALRLPLISPRQIETPLTETPARRQHGNTPSITAQHNNPTAQAV, encoded by the coding sequence ATGCTGCGTTGTGAAAACGTCACCTACACTTACCCGCACCAGCAAACCCCTGCCGTGCGCGACCTCAGCCTTACGGTAGAGCCGGGCGAACTCGTGCTCTGCACCGGCGCAAGCGGATGCGGCAAATCCACGCTCATCCGGCTGCTCAACGGCCTGTGCCCACATTACTTCAGTGGTACGCTGCAAGGCCGTGTGTTGGTCAACGGCAGGCCCACCACGGATCAGACCCCGCCCCAGCTTGCCCGTCAGGCCGGAACCCTGTTTCAGGATCCCGAGCAGCAGTTTTTTGCCCTTAATGTTGAAGATGAACTTTCGTTTGCTCTGGAATGGCAAGGCCTTGGCAGTGAAACCATGTGCCATGCCGTTACCGGGGCCATCAGGCAGTTTGGCCTGGAGGAAATTTGCCGATCATCCATACATCAGCTTTCTGAAGGCCAAAAGCAGAAGGTCGGTCTTGCCTCCCTGTGGACCCAGCGCCCGCAGGCTCTTGTGCTGGACGAACCCACGGCCAACCTCGATCCGGAATCCACGGCCGAGCTGGCCCTCAAGCTGGCCCAGCTCAAGGAGCGTGGCATGGCGATTCTGGTGGTTGACCACAGGCTCTACTGGCTGGCCGACGTGGTGGACAGGGTTGTTGTGATGCGCGAGGGGCGCATTGAAGCAGAGGGCGACTTTGCCATGCTGCACGATGCGGAACTGCGGCGGCGCTTCGGCCTGCGCGAAGCCCGCGTTCCCGATGCGCGCCGCACCCTGCCCGGCTGCACCAGCGCCCACGGGCTGATACAGGCCCGCAACCTCACCCATGCGCACAAAGGCCGCAAGCCCCTCTACGAAGGCGTCAATTTTGACCTGCCCGGCGGCGTCACTGCCATCATCGGACACAATGGAGCGGGCAAAACCACTTTGGCCCGGATTCTTGCTGGCCTCGACCAGCAGCAGAACGGTGAAATCCTCATTCGCGACCAACAGTGCGATGCAAAGCAGCGCATGCGCCACAGCGGTCTGGTGTTGCAGAATGCCGACCATCAACTGCACATGCGCACCGTGGAGCAGGAGGTGCAGACCTGTCTGGAGCTGGCCGGGCAAAAGGATCCCGACCATGCGCGCATGCTGCTTGAAGAATTCGGCCTGCTGCATCTCGCGGGGCGGCATCCGCAGTCGCTTTCCGGCGGGGAAAAACAGCGTCTGGTCGTTGCCTGCGCTCTGGCAAAGCGCCCTTCCCTGCTCATTCTGGACGAACCGACCAGCGGCCTTGACGGGGCCAACATGCACAGGCTTGCAGCCGCCATTGAGCGGCAGGCCCATCAGGAGCGCAGTGTGCTGCTTATCACGCACGATCTGGAGCTGCTGGCTGGCATGGGGCGGCAGGCGCTGCGCTTGCCGCTGATCAGCCCCCGACAAATCGAAACCCCGCTGACGGAAACTCCCGCCCGCAGGCAGCACGGCAACACCCCGAGCATCACTGCCCAACACAACAACCCCACCGCTCAGGCGGTGTAA
- the hutX gene encoding heme utilization cystosolic carrier protein HutX encodes MTTANGNALADKVASLLAEKKMVMLDTLAQACGVSELQAAEALPQPMRVFAAAADFDAIWADLTAWESATFIMRHGGSVVEIKGQIPAGKHGGGYFNLDHGCPLGGHICSNNIAHMAFLSLPFMGLESHSIQFFDAAGAVVFSIYVGRENRALIPSVKERFLALRTALGMENVQ; translated from the coding sequence ATGACAACGGCAAACGGCAATGCACTGGCAGACAAGGTAGCGTCCCTGCTGGCAGAGAAAAAAATGGTCATGCTGGACACGCTGGCGCAGGCCTGCGGCGTCAGCGAACTTCAGGCGGCAGAAGCCCTGCCCCAGCCCATGCGGGTCTTTGCCGCAGCGGCGGACTTTGACGCCATATGGGCCGACCTTACAGCGTGGGAATCCGCCACATTTATCATGCGCCACGGCGGCAGCGTTGTGGAGATCAAGGGGCAAATCCCTGCGGGCAAGCACGGGGGCGGCTATTTCAACCTTGATCACGGCTGCCCCCTGGGCGGGCACATTTGCAGCAACAATATTGCCCACATGGCTTTTTTGTCCCTGCCCTTCATGGGGTTGGAAAGTCACAGCATCCAGTTTTTTGATGCAGCGGGCGCGGTTGTGTTTTCCATCTACGTAGGGCGCGAAAACCGCGCGCTCATCCCCTCGGTAAAAGAACGCTTTCTGGCGCTGCGCACGGCGCTGGGCATGGAGAATGTGCAATGA
- a CDS encoding energy-coupling factor transporter transmembrane component T — MRALFDNNAADAAGWLPKVDARAKLALSVVAAIGSLVVSNIQGQLLLCGLSMCYALSLRKPMVLLWAYAFFTLMCGMAMGCMWIMGLFMPSLNKAGFTGLVVPFLRMLTMLHVVLPMALSTRVQDLLNALRGMRLPFCIYLPAAVVVRFIPTFLADVQQVTESLRLRGYRLSPWGITRHPGQSMRLLFTPLLFRSLRTSEDLGIAAELKGLGYGKTMTPYKTCHWALRDTLLLLAACAALGAALALQIHLGGTSLGGMR, encoded by the coding sequence ATGCGGGCATTGTTCGACAATAACGCGGCAGACGCCGCAGGCTGGCTGCCCAAGGTGGACGCACGCGCCAAACTGGCCCTGAGCGTGGTGGCGGCAATCGGCTCCCTGGTTGTTTCAAACATTCAGGGGCAGTTGCTGCTTTGCGGATTATCCATGTGCTACGCGCTTTCTCTGCGCAAGCCCATGGTGCTGCTCTGGGCATATGCTTTCTTTACCCTCATGTGCGGCATGGCAATGGGCTGCATGTGGATCATGGGGCTGTTCATGCCATCGCTCAACAAAGCCGGATTTACAGGGCTTGTTGTTCCCTTTTTACGTATGCTTACCATGTTGCACGTGGTTTTGCCCATGGCGCTTTCCACACGTGTGCAGGATCTGCTCAACGCCTTGCGCGGCATGCGGCTGCCATTCTGCATCTATCTGCCCGCAGCGGTTGTGGTGCGCTTTATCCCCACCTTTCTGGCCGATGTGCAGCAGGTCACGGAATCGCTGCGGCTTCGGGGCTACAGACTTTCGCCATGGGGTATTACACGGCATCCGGGGCAGAGCATGCGACTGCTGTTCACCCCCCTGCTGTTCCGCTCGCTACGTACATCAGAAGACCTTGGCATCGCGGCAGAACTCAAGGGGCTGGGCTACGGCAAAACCATGACCCCCTATAAAACCTGCCATTGGGCCCTGCGCGACACCCTGCTGCTGCTTGCGGCCTGTGCGGCGCTGGGGGCGGCTCTGGCGCTGCAAATACATCTGGGCGGAACCAGCCTTGGAGGAATGCGCTGA
- a CDS encoding flavodoxin family protein: MKTLVVYSSRTGNTGKVARAVAEGLHDCDICPVKDAPNPSGYDFVAVGYWVDKGMPDADAKRYIESIENCTVALFGTLGAWPDSEHAADCKKKGEALLNEPQRGNRVLGSFLCQGRVDPAVVAMMQKMANNAHPMTDERRARLEEAAKHPDQEDCRQAREYITALAATV, encoded by the coding sequence ATGAAAACTCTGGTGGTCTACTCCTCCCGCACGGGTAATACGGGAAAGGTGGCCCGTGCCGTGGCTGAGGGCCTGCACGACTGCGATATTTGCCCTGTAAAGGATGCCCCGAACCCCAGCGGCTATGACTTTGTGGCCGTGGGCTACTGGGTGGACAAAGGCATGCCCGATGCCGATGCCAAGCGGTATATTGAGAGCATCGAAAACTGCACCGTGGCCCTGTTCGGAACCCTTGGGGCATGGCCTGACTCGGAACACGCCGCTGACTGCAAAAAAAAAGGAGAAGCTCTGCTCAATGAGCCGCAACGCGGCAACAGGGTTTTGGGGTCATTCCTGTGTCAGGGACGCGTTGACCCGGCAGTGGTGGCCATGATGCAGAAAATGGCCAACAACGCCCACCCCATGACGGACGAACGCCGCGCCCGCCTTGAAGAAGCCGCCAAGCATCCCGACCAGGAAGACTGCCGACAGGCGCGGGAATACATCACGGCCCTTGCTGCCACGGTATAA
- a CDS encoding TonB family protein: MKKLSVLPGLCSGSTMASLTLHGGLIALALLLGGQASLPQEKVYRVSLAQMAASVRPSAAPGLPDGGTAAPARAVTPQEEMKPQEAPQPQPVTNMAQAAEKMVSPVKKKTSASKPPQQAVQRAVQRSESVKPVQTAAAVQTPQQTAAEATPGTGAEPQARGLADGKGAAGHGKNGAESGGAASPSVLHKLLGAIEQYKNYPKHARRTGAEGTAILLVQVGNDGKVTGSSLHRGSGHGVLDSATEQLGTRLAGLDTEVRGSSFSVRVPVEYSLH; this comes from the coding sequence ATGAAAAAACTGTCAGTCTTGCCCGGTCTGTGCTCAGGATCAACCATGGCTTCGCTGACGTTGCACGGCGGCCTTATCGCCCTTGCCCTGCTGTTGGGTGGACAGGCCTCCTTGCCGCAGGAAAAGGTCTATCGGGTGTCGCTTGCGCAGATGGCTGCCAGCGTTCGCCCCTCTGCTGCCCCGGGCCTGCCGGATGGGGGCACGGCAGCTCCGGCGAGGGCGGTCACGCCGCAAGAGGAGATGAAGCCGCAGGAAGCGCCCCAGCCGCAACCTGTGACCAACATGGCGCAGGCGGCTGAAAAAATGGTTTCGCCAGTCAAAAAAAAGACCAGCGCGAGCAAGCCCCCGCAACAAGCAGTACAGCGGGCCGTGCAACGATCCGAATCGGTCAAACCTGTGCAAACCGCCGCTGCCGTGCAGACGCCGCAGCAAACTGCCGCAGAGGCTACCCCCGGCACTGGGGCTGAGCCGCAGGCCAGGGGCCTTGCAGACGGCAAGGGAGCTGCGGGGCATGGAAAAAACGGCGCGGAATCAGGCGGCGCAGCCAGCCCAAGCGTGCTGCACAAACTGCTGGGGGCCATAGAACAGTATAAAAACTACCCCAAGCACGCACGGCGCACCGGAGCCGAGGGCACAGCCATTCTGCTGGTGCAGGTGGGCAACGATGGCAAGGTCACTGGCTCCTCGCTGCACAGGGGCAGCGGTCACGGCGTGCTGGATTCAGCCACGGAGCAGTTGGGTACAAGGCTTGCCGGTCTGGATACCGAAGTTCGCGGCAGCAGCTTTAGCGTGCGGGTGCCTGTGGAATATTCGCTCCACTAG